A genome region from Bradyrhizobium guangzhouense includes the following:
- a CDS encoding extracellular solute-binding protein: MTWWTTPPQGAQLFHSGEIDIMPTFSNRAYQLIAQGDGLAICWNQAFYNSYGWVIPKGNPKAELTRRLIVFSLEPESQAARCAKIGAGPSNVNAYQFMSKDVSR, from the coding sequence GTGACTTGGTGGACGACTCCGCCACAAGGCGCTCAGCTGTTCCACAGTGGCGAGATCGATATTATGCCAACTTTTTCGAACCGGGCCTATCAATTGATCGCGCAAGGGGATGGGCTGGCGATTTGCTGGAATCAGGCATTTTACAACTCTTATGGCTGGGTCATCCCGAAAGGTAATCCCAAAGCCGAGCTGACTCGACGTCTCATCGTTTTCTCGCTGGAACCAGAGAGTCAGGCAGCTCGTTGCGCCAAGATCGGTGCCGGACCGTCTAATGTGAACGCATATCAGTTTATGAGCAAAGACGTCAGTCGATAA
- a CDS encoding asparaginase encodes MSLPLVYVLTTGGTIAGKGDSSVRPADYEVGLLTGNDLVQAIPELAQLADTRVIEIANIGSQDISFGHWKKLAETANGLLSSKEENIAGIVVTHGTDTLEETAYFLNLTMKSDKPVVLVGSQRPPTAMSTDGPYNLYSAVRVAIQPEAAGKGTLVVMNEQINAAREVVKTSTFRLEAFKSGDFGLLGYVDTDRIVFYRAPVRRHGNNSEFDIKNINELPTVHIVYSYADAPGTPIRDALASGAKGVVIAGAGAGTLSQNEKAAVAAYRKTGGEAIIMRSSRTERARH; translated from the coding sequence ATGTCACTACCATTAGTATATGTATTGACGACTGGCGGCACGATCGCGGGCAAGGGCGACTCGTCGGTTCGCCCTGCCGACTACGAGGTCGGTCTTCTTACCGGCAATGACCTCGTTCAGGCCATCCCCGAACTCGCTCAGTTAGCGGACACACGGGTCATCGAGATTGCGAACATTGGCAGTCAAGACATTTCGTTCGGTCATTGGAAAAAGTTAGCTGAGACTGCAAACGGTCTTCTCAGTTCTAAAGAAGAGAACATTGCGGGCATTGTGGTTACCCACGGAACCGATACCCTGGAGGAGACAGCCTACTTTCTGAATTTAACGATGAAATCGGACAAGCCGGTGGTCCTGGTCGGATCGCAGCGTCCCCCAACTGCAATGAGTACGGATGGACCCTACAATCTCTACAGTGCAGTTCGCGTTGCCATTCAGCCAGAGGCGGCAGGCAAGGGAACTCTGGTGGTCATGAACGAGCAGATCAACGCTGCTCGCGAGGTTGTCAAGACCAGCACCTTCCGGCTAGAGGCCTTTAAGTCGGGAGACTTTGGCCTTCTAGGCTATGTCGATACGGATAGGATTGTTTTCTATCGGGCACCTGTCCGTCGTCATGGCAACAACTCTGAATTTGATATCAAGAACATCAACGAGTTGCCGACGGTGCATATTGTTTACTCCTACGCCGATGCACCGGGAACACCGATCCGGGATGCTCTCGCTTCGGGCGCGAAAGGAGTTGTCATTGCCGGCGCGGGTGCCGGGACCCTATCCCAAAATGAGAAGGCGGCCGTCGCGGCTTATCGTAAGACAGGTGGTGAAGCCATCATCATGCGTTCCAGCCGCACTGAACGGGCGCGTCATTGA